ACGACGGTGGTGGCCTCCCCTGACGCCGCAGTCGCGCGGCAGGCCCAGCAGGTCTTCATCAGCCCGCTTTTCCGTGTTTACACCAGCACGGACGTCGTCGGCGTTGAGCTGGGCGGCGCTTTGAAAAACATCATTGCGCTGGGGGTAGGCATGTGCGAGGGGTTGGGCTATGGGGACAACGCCAGGGCCGCTATTATCACCCGTGGCCTGGCGGAGATAACGCGCCTGGGCGTCGCGATGGGCGCCACTCCTCTGACCTTTGCCGGTCTGGCGGGCATGGGCGACCTTATCGCCACATGCTTCAGCCCGCTGAGCCGCAACCACCACGTGGGCCTGGAGCTTGCCAAGGGGCGGCGTCTGGCGGACATCCTTGAGGGCATGCATCACGTGGCCGAGGGTGTGGACACGACTGCGGCGGCGCGCCGCCTGGCCCGTGAGATAGGGACGGAGATGCCCATCACGGAGACGACCTACCGCGTCCTATTCGAGGGGGCCGATCCTCGGCAGGCGGCGATGGAGCTGATGACGCGAGCGCCCCGTCCGGAGTGGCCGGACCTCCCACGGTAGCCGCCATGTCCGACGCAACACTGGCGCTCATATTTGGTACGTCGTTTGTGGTCGGGCTGTCCGGCGCCATCTCACCGGGGCCTCTGCTCACTCTGGACATTCGCGAGGCGGCGCGCCGCGGGTTTTGGGCGGGGCCGCTCATCGTTCTGGGGCACGGCATCCTGGAGCTTGTCCTGGTCGTGGCGCTGGCGCTGGGGCTGCGCCAGTTCCTTGACCAGAGATCGCTGGTCGCGGTGGTCAGCGTGTTAGGCGGGCTGTTCCTGGTGTGGCTGGGGGTCCAGTTGGTGCGCAGGCCCGGAGGGCTGTCCCTGACTCCCGCGCGGCTGGACGGCGGGCCGAACGGCGGTGGGCGCAACCTGGTGCTGGCGGGCGCTCTGGTGAGCCTGGCGAACCCCTACTGGAGCCTCTGGTGGGCCACCATAGGGCTGGGCTACCTGGTGTGGGCGCTCGGGAGCGGCGTGGCGGGACTTGCGTCGTTCTTCAGCGGGCACATCCTCGCCGACCTGGCGTGGTTCGGGCTGGTAGCCCTTGCCGTCGCCAGCGGGCGCCGCCTCGTGAGCGACGCCGTGTACAGGGGCGTCTCCATTGCATGCGGCGTCTTCATGGTCGTCCTGGGCCTCTACTTCATCGGGTCGGGAACGGGGCTGGTCCGCTAGCCGCCCAGCTCTCCGACGTGGTAGAGCACCGCGGCGGCGGCTACCACTCCCGCCGTCTCCGCGCGCAGGATGCGCTGGCCCAGGCTCACTGTTACCGCGCCGCGACTCCGTCCCATGTCCACTTCGTCCGGCGTGAAGCCGCCCTCCGGCCCGATGAACAGGTTGACAGGCGGATAGTCGCCTCCTTCGTTGGGGGGCAGTCGCTCCGTCAGCGCCCGGCGCAGCCCGATCTGGCGCTCCCTCTCCCAGGGCAGCAGGGACAGTCCCCGGACGCTCTCCCATGCCTTGTCGAACTGTGCGGACGGCAGCAGGCGCGGGATGCTCCCCCGTCCGGACTGCTCCGCCGCCTCCTGGAGAATGCGCCGCCAACGGGACGCTTTGGCTGAGGCCTCGTGCGCCTCTCGCGCCACGGAGCGGGCG
This window of the Dehalococcoidia bacterium genome carries:
- a CDS encoding NAD(P)H-dependent glycerol-3-phosphate dehydrogenase, with amino-acid sequence MSRVVIIGTTSWGTTLGIILASRGQDVTLWARTPEEARRLAADRENKRLLPGFSFSERLRVTSALADACADTDAVVFAVPSKSLRASVRAVRSHVPPDALVISATKGLEVDTGKRMTQVLGEELSPAHHARIVALSGPNLSQEIVRGLPATTVVASPDAAVARQAQQVFISPLFRVYTSTDVVGVELGGALKNIIALGVGMCEGLGYGDNARAAIITRGLAEITRLGVAMGATPLTFAGLAGMGDLIATCFSPLSRNHHVGLELAKGRRLADILEGMHHVAEGVDTTAAARRLAREIGTEMPITETTYRVLFEGADPRQAAMELMTRAPRPEWPDLPR
- a CDS encoding RsmE family RNA methyltransferase, which produces MRRFFVPADILDSPVVAFPSDQARQIARVLRLRAGTQVLLLDDQGWQYHVELVKVASRGVEGRVLKREPAPPEPRLSVTLYQGTLKADKFEWVLQKGTEVGVSAFAPVVCARSVAREAHEASAKASRWRRILQEAAEQSGRGSIPRLLPSAQFDKAWESVRGLSLLPWERERQIGLRRALTERLPPNEGGDYPPVNLFIGPEGGFTPDEVDMGRSRGAVTVSLGQRILRAETAGVVAAAAVLYHVGELGG
- a CDS encoding LysE family transporter, with protein sequence MSDATLALIFGTSFVVGLSGAISPGPLLTLDIREAARRGFWAGPLIVLGHGILELVLVVALALGLRQFLDQRSLVAVVSVLGGLFLVWLGVQLVRRPGGLSLTPARLDGGPNGGGRNLVLAGALVSLANPYWSLWWATIGLGYLVWALGSGVAGLASFFSGHILADLAWFGLVALAVASGRRLVSDAVYRGVSIACGVFMVVLGLYFIGSGTGLVR